One window of the Rufibacter radiotolerans genome contains the following:
- the lnt gene encoding apolipoprotein N-acyltransferase, translating into MSLLFKEANNRSTLSLLALLSALLLWLGWPVKPVAFFLFVGWVPFLLMEQIISSQNKPKKARRFFRHAYLTLLLWNIFTTYWVSYSTLGGGIAAVVFNALFMMMPMMAFYWTKRAAGQIIGYASLPVYWIAFEQFHLNWDLSWPWLTLGNGFASMPSWVQWYEYTGFLGGSVWIWVVNLLIFFALQSRKKSMARWWAPAAAILLPLLLSFWIGSQYQEKGEAAEVVVVQPNVDPYREKFEGAEGYIPFDQQLARLIKLSDQQITPNTKFVLWPETSISNGLNWEENFQFSPVRLALQDFLARHPGVELVSGITSAIQYPDSTKKSVTARRYPEIGYYDVFNAGLHLQQSGKFEFYHKSKLVPGVEKLPYPGLFGFLGPMAIDLGGSVGSYGMQEERSVFRHAQHPNLSGAPVICYESIYGEYVSEYVRNGANAIFIITNDAWWSDSPGYKQHLEYANLRAIETRRAVARSANTGISGFINQKGELVQKSGWWVPAALKGVIRFNQEQTFYTRNGEYIGHGTQWLAMGFVFIAFVLGTTRRRPLK; encoded by the coding sequence TTGTCATTGTTGTTCAAGGAAGCAAATAACCGTTCTACACTTTCATTGTTGGCGCTGCTGAGCGCTCTGTTGCTGTGGCTGGGCTGGCCCGTGAAACCGGTGGCCTTTTTCCTGTTTGTGGGCTGGGTGCCGTTCCTGCTCATGGAGCAGATCATCTCCAGCCAGAACAAACCCAAAAAGGCGCGTCGGTTCTTCCGGCATGCCTACCTCACGCTGTTGCTCTGGAACATCTTCACGACCTACTGGGTAAGCTATTCCACGCTAGGCGGCGGTATTGCGGCCGTGGTGTTCAATGCGCTCTTTATGATGATGCCCATGATGGCGTTCTATTGGACCAAGCGCGCCGCCGGCCAGATCATTGGCTACGCGAGTTTACCCGTCTACTGGATCGCCTTTGAGCAGTTCCACCTGAACTGGGACCTCAGCTGGCCCTGGCTTACTCTGGGCAACGGCTTTGCCTCCATGCCCAGCTGGGTGCAGTGGTATGAGTACACCGGTTTCCTGGGCGGCTCCGTCTGGATCTGGGTAGTGAACCTCCTAATATTCTTTGCCCTGCAGTCCAGAAAGAAATCCATGGCCCGGTGGTGGGCGCCGGCCGCGGCTATTTTGCTGCCGTTGCTGCTTTCCTTCTGGATTGGCAGCCAATACCAGGAGAAAGGCGAGGCCGCCGAAGTAGTGGTAGTACAACCCAACGTAGACCCCTACCGCGAGAAGTTTGAGGGCGCCGAAGGCTATATTCCGTTTGACCAGCAACTGGCGCGGTTAATCAAACTCTCTGACCAGCAGATCACCCCCAATACCAAATTTGTGCTGTGGCCCGAGACTTCCATCAGTAACGGCCTAAACTGGGAGGAGAATTTTCAGTTCAGCCCCGTGCGGTTGGCCCTGCAGGATTTCCTGGCCCGACACCCCGGCGTAGAACTGGTCTCGGGCATCACCTCGGCTATCCAGTACCCAGACTCCACCAAGAAAAGCGTGACCGCCCGGCGTTACCCGGAAATAGGCTATTATGACGTGTTCAATGCCGGCCTGCATCTGCAGCAAAGCGGTAAATTTGAGTTCTACCATAAATCAAAGCTGGTGCCGGGCGTGGAGAAACTACCCTATCCGGGGCTATTCGGGTTCTTAGGGCCCATGGCCATTGACCTGGGTGGTTCGGTGGGCAGCTACGGCATGCAGGAAGAGCGCTCGGTGTTCCGCCACGCGCAGCACCCCAACCTATCGGGCGCGCCCGTGATCTGCTATGAGTCCATCTACGGCGAGTACGTGAGCGAATACGTGCGGAACGGCGCCAATGCCATCTTCATCATCACCAATGACGCGTGGTGGAGCGACTCGCCGGGCTACAAGCAGCACTTAGAGTACGCCAATCTGCGGGCCATTGAAACCCGGCGCGCGGTGGCCCGTTCGGCTAATACAGGTATCTCGGGCTTTATCAACCAAAAAGGCGAATTGGTGCAGAAATCTGGCTGGTGGGTGCCGGCGGCGCTTAAAGGCGTGATCAGGTTCAACCAGGAGCAGACCTTCTATACCCGTAACGGTGAATATATTGGGCACGGTACCCAGTGGCTGGCCATGGGCTTTGTCTTTATTGCCTTTGTGCTGGGCACCACGCGCCGCAGACCTTTGAAATAA
- a CDS encoding inositol monophosphatase family protein, producing MQDLSALRDQVVKLTREVGQFIQTEAAQFDVARLEHKGVNDLVSYVDKEAEKMLVATLEQLLPEAGYITEEGTKSEQSEEYNWIIDPLDGTTNFIHSLPIYAISIALQQKDELVLGVVYDICRDECYHAIAGGGAFCNQNRISVSQTPALSGSLIATGFPYYNFDLLPSYLNVMGAFMQSCHGLRRLGSAALDLAYVACGRFDGYFEYNINSYDVAAGALLVQEAGGQVTDFRGGKDYVFGREICVSNGPAVQKEMLALIAPFWKTQQPRNTGVEL from the coding sequence ATGCAAGACCTTTCCGCCCTCAGAGACCAGGTAGTAAAGCTCACCAGAGAAGTAGGCCAGTTTATCCAGACCGAAGCCGCTCAGTTTGACGTGGCCCGTCTGGAGCACAAAGGTGTCAATGACCTGGTGTCTTACGTAGACAAGGAGGCGGAGAAAATGCTGGTGGCCACTCTGGAGCAACTGCTGCCGGAGGCGGGCTACATCACCGAGGAAGGCACCAAGTCTGAGCAGTCTGAGGAGTACAACTGGATCATTGACCCCCTGGACGGTACCACTAACTTTATTCATAGCCTGCCCATCTATGCCATCAGTATTGCGCTGCAGCAGAAAGACGAGCTGGTTTTGGGCGTAGTATATGACATCTGCCGAGACGAGTGCTACCATGCCATTGCCGGTGGCGGCGCCTTCTGCAACCAGAACCGCATCTCGGTGTCGCAGACCCCAGCTTTGAGCGGCTCGCTTATTGCCACGGGCTTCCCGTACTACAACTTTGACCTGCTGCCCAGCTACCTGAACGTGATGGGCGCCTTCATGCAAAGTTGCCACGGCCTCCGCCGGTTGGGCTCTGCTGCCCTGGACCTGGCCTACGTGGCCTGCGGAAGGTTTGACGGCTACTTTGAATACAATATCAACTCCTATGACGTAGCGGCCGGCGCCCTGCTGGTGCAGGAGGCCGGCGGACAGGTAACCGATTTCAGGGGAGGCAAGGACTACGTGTTTGGCCGGGAGATCTGCGTGAGCAACGGCCCAGCCGTGCAGAAAGAGATGCTGGCCCTCATTGCCCCCTTCTGGAAAACCCAGCAGCCCAGAAACACCGGGGTGGAATTGTAA
- a CDS encoding mechanosensitive ion channel family protein yields MIELNKAFQLLWQKMDLWLKAVVLMLPNLLMALLVLILSVITARLMRRTSDKLLIRFTHSSALNNLVGTTVYASIMVLGIFFTLSILKLDKTVTTLLAGAGIIGLALGFAFQDIAANFISGVIIAFRKPFVVGDVIDTNDHFGTIERINLRTVDIRRQTGELVKMPNRKVFESALINYTHYGIRRIDLKVGVSYAEDLDRVREVVKAAMVDIPNMIEGKDVEVVYEEFGASSINFLVRYWISYKRQTDFVYAKSEAIMRIKKAFDTHNIEIPFPITTLNFGVKGGKNLSIELKEANQQLAQGANQKVEIVPQEETPPGLPEKGEETGDTKKAADE; encoded by the coding sequence GTGATTGAACTGAACAAAGCGTTCCAACTTTTATGGCAGAAAATGGACCTGTGGCTAAAAGCCGTGGTGCTCATGCTGCCTAACCTGCTCATGGCCCTGCTGGTGCTGATCCTTTCTGTGATCACGGCCCGGCTCATGCGCCGCACCTCAGACAAACTGCTCATCAGGTTTACCCATAGCAGTGCCCTCAACAACCTGGTAGGCACCACGGTCTACGCCAGCATCATGGTGCTGGGCATCTTCTTCACCCTCAGTATTCTTAAACTGGATAAGACGGTCACCACCTTGTTGGCGGGTGCCGGTATCATAGGTTTAGCCCTGGGTTTCGCGTTTCAGGACATTGCCGCCAACTTCATCTCGGGGGTGATCATCGCCTTTAGAAAGCCCTTTGTGGTAGGCGACGTGATTGACACCAATGACCATTTCGGGACTATTGAGCGCATAAACCTGCGCACTGTAGACATTAGAAGGCAGACAGGCGAGCTGGTGAAGATGCCTAACCGTAAGGTGTTTGAGTCGGCGCTCATCAATTACACGCACTACGGCATCCGGCGCATTGACCTGAAGGTAGGGGTTTCTTATGCCGAGGACCTGGACCGCGTACGGGAAGTGGTGAAAGCCGCCATGGTAGACATTCCCAACATGATTGAGGGCAAAGACGTGGAAGTGGTGTATGAGGAGTTCGGGGCCAGCAGTATCAACTTTCTGGTGCGCTACTGGATCAGTTACAAACGCCAGACCGACTTTGTCTACGCCAAGAGCGAGGCCATCATGCGCATTAAAAAAGCCTTTGACACGCATAACATTGAGATTCCGTTCCCTATCACCACCCTCAACTTTGGGGTGAAAGGCGGTAAGAACCTATCCATTGAGTTGAAAGAGGCAAATCAGCAGCTGGCTCAGGGGGCGAACCAGAAAGTGGAGATTGTCCCCCAGGAAGAAACTCCCCCAGGCCTTCCGGAGAAAGGCGAGGAAACAGGAGACACAAAAAAAGCGGCCGACGAATAA
- a CDS encoding SPASM domain-containing protein: MTRGTLQDGLNLASKLTPRRAWNVLQVVSSYALARLTKKPRHWGTPVSISFEPTTSCNLRCPECPSGLRSFTRPTGMLSNDLFKQTIDQLHNRLLYLLFYFQGEPYLHPSFLDLVKYASQKGIYTATSTNAHYLSEENARKTVESGLDRLIISLDGTTQEVYKQYRIGGKLDKVLEGTKRLVEQKRELKSRTPYLIFQFLVVRPNEHQIEDARQLAKDLGVDDIWFKTAQIYDHEHGSPLIPTIDYYSRYQAQPNGTYSLKNKLIDGCWKMWHSCVITWDGLVVPCCFDKDAHYRLGNLQQQSFKELWKSEGYKKFRGSLLQGRTQIEMCRNCSEGTKVWG; the protein is encoded by the coding sequence TTGACCCGAGGCACCTTACAGGATGGATTGAACCTGGCATCTAAGCTTACCCCCCGCCGCGCCTGGAACGTGCTGCAGGTAGTGAGCAGCTATGCCCTGGCCCGCCTTACCAAAAAGCCCCGCCACTGGGGCACGCCGGTGAGCATCTCCTTTGAGCCCACCACTTCCTGCAACCTGCGCTGCCCCGAGTGCCCCAGCGGCCTGCGGTCCTTCACCCGTCCTACGGGCATGCTCTCCAATGACCTGTTCAAGCAGACCATAGACCAGTTGCACAACCGCCTGCTTTACCTGCTCTTTTATTTCCAGGGCGAGCCGTACCTGCATCCTTCGTTCCTGGACTTGGTGAAGTACGCCTCTCAAAAAGGCATCTACACCGCCACCTCTACCAACGCCCACTACCTCTCTGAGGAGAACGCCCGCAAGACTGTGGAGTCTGGCCTGGACCGCCTTATCATTTCCCTGGACGGTACCACCCAGGAGGTGTACAAGCAGTACCGCATAGGCGGAAAGCTGGACAAGGTGTTGGAAGGCACCAAGCGGCTAGTGGAGCAGAAACGCGAGCTCAAGTCCAGGACCCCATACCTTATCTTCCAGTTTCTGGTGGTGCGCCCCAATGAGCACCAGATTGAGGATGCCCGGCAACTGGCCAAAGACCTGGGCGTGGATGACATCTGGTTCAAGACCGCGCAGATCTATGACCATGAACACGGCTCGCCGCTTATCCCTACCATAGACTATTACAGCAGGTACCAGGCCCAGCCCAACGGCACGTACTCGCTAAAGAACAAACTGATTGACGGCTGCTGGAAGATGTGGCATTCCTGCGTGATCACTTGGGACGGCCTGGTGGTGCCCTGCTGCTTTGACAAAGACGCGCATTACCGCCTGGGCAACCTGCAGCAGCAATCCTTTAAAGAGCTCTGGAAAAGCGAAGGCTATAAAAAATTCAGAGGCTCTCTGTTGCAGGGGCGCACCCAGATAGAGATGTGCCGCAATTGCTCAGAAGGCACTAAAGTTTGGGGATAG
- a CDS encoding peroxiredoxin family protein has product MTFTLKTLSPAFLFSLVLSVVPATSVWAQNTVTITGRVSNPVSDSVLLELYTVPASYSGVSHTVALSDKGEFTIKAPVGEAMLGELVHGPESVMLYLQPGDALDVRVEAEDFISSIKIKGKGFDENNFLLQFEKKFEEEEDYQVLPENIHKREKEFLQFLEERREDQYAFLEKFLKNKKVSEEFKGYAKAQIEFTYANDRLTYVDVRKRVGDLPPQLSPTYYDFLAKVDVNEAGAIRSQAYLDFLNNYFQFKALKEQPNNLGRDFYPTLYALAKKELKGVPREMMLSRVVSQAFRFGYVPDADAMYLDFLKEAKQPTYVSYVKDQYKQFRRVGLGTTAPAFKLLSAAGDSVSLDKYKGKIVYLGFWRTHCGICTVDQQAYKYFAQQLAAKDIVLLQVSVGEDLATWKKTVAQNKYPGVQLYAPDLSAQILKDYDVKSFPAYFMIAPDGTLFNTNARRPGHAEGARDVATAVDKYREGQGK; this is encoded by the coding sequence ATGACGTTTACTTTAAAAACCCTTTCCCCCGCATTTCTTTTTTCTTTGGTGTTAAGCGTAGTCCCGGCTACATCGGTCTGGGCCCAGAATACGGTCACCATTACAGGCCGGGTTTCTAACCCGGTCAGTGACAGCGTTTTGCTGGAACTCTACACGGTGCCCGCCTCTTATTCTGGGGTGTCTCATACGGTGGCATTGTCAGATAAAGGGGAGTTTACCATCAAGGCGCCCGTGGGGGAGGCCATGCTGGGAGAGCTGGTACATGGGCCGGAGTCGGTGATGTTGTACCTGCAGCCCGGCGATGCCCTGGACGTGCGCGTAGAGGCCGAGGATTTTATCTCCAGTATCAAGATAAAGGGAAAAGGGTTTGACGAGAATAACTTCCTGCTGCAGTTTGAGAAGAAGTTTGAGGAAGAGGAAGATTACCAGGTGCTGCCAGAGAACATCCATAAACGGGAAAAGGAGTTCCTCCAGTTTCTGGAGGAGCGGCGCGAAGACCAGTACGCGTTTTTGGAGAAGTTCCTGAAAAACAAGAAGGTGTCTGAGGAGTTCAAGGGGTACGCCAAGGCCCAGATTGAGTTCACCTACGCCAATGACCGCCTCACCTATGTAGACGTGCGCAAGCGCGTGGGTGACCTGCCGCCGCAGCTTTCCCCTACCTACTATGACTTTCTCGCCAAGGTAGACGTGAATGAGGCAGGTGCCATCAGAAGCCAGGCCTACCTTGATTTCCTGAATAACTATTTCCAGTTCAAAGCCCTAAAGGAGCAGCCCAACAACCTGGGCCGCGATTTCTACCCCACCTTATATGCCCTGGCTAAAAAAGAACTGAAAGGCGTTCCCCGCGAGATGATGCTGTCCCGCGTGGTGTCGCAGGCGTTTAGGTTTGGCTACGTGCCAGATGCAGATGCCATGTACCTTGACTTTCTGAAAGAGGCCAAACAGCCTACTTACGTGAGCTACGTGAAAGACCAATACAAGCAGTTCAGAAGGGTGGGCTTGGGCACCACGGCTCCTGCCTTCAAACTCCTTTCCGCCGCCGGCGACAGCGTTTCTCTGGATAAATACAAGGGCAAGATTGTGTACCTGGGCTTCTGGCGCACCCACTGCGGCATTTGCACGGTAGACCAGCAGGCCTACAAGTATTTCGCGCAGCAACTGGCCGCCAAAGACATTGTGTTGCTGCAGGTGTCTGTGGGCGAGGACCTGGCCACCTGGAAAAAAACGGTGGCCCAGAACAAATACCCGGGTGTGCAGCTGTACGCGCCAGACCTTTCGGCCCAGATCCTGAAGGACTATGACGTGAAAAGTTTTCCGGCGTATTTCATGATTGCCCCAGACGGTACCCTGTTCAATACCAATGCCCGCCGCCCCGGCCATGCCGAAGGCGCCCGTGACGTGGCCACCGCCGTTGACAAATACCGCGAGGGCCAGGGGAAGTAG
- the radA gene encoding DNA repair protein RadA, which yields MAKIKTAYFCQSCGAQSAKWIGKCPACGEWNTYVEEVLLREDVTPTSAWKVGTSSQQVASKPKAINDITYSEQARIETTDAELNRVLGGGIVPGSMVLIGGEPGIGKSTLMLQIALSLRAQRVLYISGEESEQQIKMRAERLGAQHPNCFILTETGTQNIFKQIEQLQPDVLIVDSIQTLHSSFIESGAGSVAQVRECTAELLKFAKESGTPVFLIGHITKEGSLAGPKILEHMVDTVLTFEGDRHMTYRILRTTKNRFGSTSELGIYEMLGTGLREVSNPSEILISQREESFSGITIGGTMEGNRPLLIEVQSLVTPATYGTPQRSSTGFDVKRLNMLLAVLEKRGGFKMGTQDVFLNIAGGLKVEDPALDLAICAAMLSSFEDIAIPHTSCFAAEVGLGGEVRAVHRIEQRISEAEKLGFQDIYISKYNKKGVDLSRFNIRIHAASRLEEVFSGLFG from the coding sequence ATGGCTAAAATCAAAACAGCATATTTCTGCCAGAGCTGCGGCGCCCAATCGGCTAAATGGATAGGCAAGTGCCCCGCCTGCGGCGAATGGAATACCTACGTAGAGGAAGTTCTGTTGCGCGAGGACGTCACTCCTACCAGCGCCTGGAAAGTGGGCACCAGCAGCCAGCAGGTGGCCAGCAAACCCAAGGCTATCAATGATATTACCTACTCAGAGCAGGCCCGCATTGAAACCACTGACGCCGAACTGAACCGCGTGCTGGGGGGCGGCATCGTGCCGGGCTCCATGGTACTGATCGGCGGCGAGCCGGGCATTGGCAAGTCTACGCTCATGCTGCAGATTGCCCTGAGTCTGCGCGCCCAAAGGGTGCTTTATATCTCTGGCGAGGAAAGCGAGCAGCAGATCAAGATGCGCGCCGAACGCCTGGGCGCCCAACACCCCAACTGCTTTATCTTAACCGAGACCGGCACCCAGAACATCTTCAAGCAGATTGAACAGCTCCAGCCAGATGTCTTGATCGTGGACTCCATTCAGACGCTGCATTCTTCCTTTATTGAAAGCGGGGCGGGTAGTGTGGCGCAGGTGCGCGAGTGTACCGCCGAATTGCTCAAGTTCGCAAAGGAGAGCGGCACGCCGGTGTTTTTGATCGGGCATATCACCAAAGAAGGCAGCCTGGCCGGGCCTAAGATTCTGGAGCACATGGTAGACACCGTGTTGACTTTTGAAGGCGACCGCCACATGACCTACCGCATTCTGCGCACCACCAAAAACCGCTTCGGGAGCACGTCTGAACTAGGTATCTATGAAATGCTGGGCACTGGCCTGCGGGAAGTAAGCAACCCATCTGAAATCCTGATTTCGCAGCGCGAAGAGTCCTTCAGTGGCATTACCATTGGCGGCACCATGGAAGGCAACCGACCCTTATTAATTGAGGTGCAGAGCCTGGTCACGCCCGCCACCTACGGTACGCCGCAACGCAGCTCCACGGGGTTTGACGTGAAACGCCTGAACATGCTGCTGGCCGTGCTGGAGAAACGCGGGGGCTTTAAAATGGGTACCCAGGACGTGTTCCTGAACATTGCCGGCGGCCTAAAGGTAGAGGACCCCGCCCTGGATCTGGCCATCTGCGCCGCCATGCTGTCCTCGTTTGAGGACATCGCTATACCGCACACCTCCTGCTTTGCCGCTGAGGTGGGCCTGGGGGGCGAGGTACGGGCGGTACACCGCATAGAACAACGCATCTCAGAGGCCGAAAAGCTCGGTTTCCAGGATATTTATATTTCAAAGTACAACAAGAAAGGGGTGGACCTGAGCCGGTTTAACATCAGAATTCATGCGGCCAGCCGTTTAGAGGAGGTGTTCAGTGGGTTGTTTGGCTAA
- a CDS encoding methyltransferase RsmF C-terminal domain-like protein, translating to MSVTLPASFETRMQTQLGDAYAAFAQALGQASPISVRVNQAKLPLPTGLTPVPWTQTGFYLPSRPSFTLDPLLHGGAYYVQEASSMFLEQALRQSVDLSEPLAVLDLCGAPGGKSTHIASLISPESLLVANEVIKARANILAENIQKWGSGNVVVTNNDPSHLGQLTGFFDVMVVDAPCSGEGMFRKDPDAMNEWSEANVKLCCERQRRILMDVWDALKPGGVLIYSTCTYNLEENEENLAWLARQQEAEPIQLQLQPEWGVTETQLEGMHGYRFYPHKTQGEGFFLAAVRKTGGEEARTFKKSKRPFLVLASKQEKALVQDWLKEPQAWELVKHKEILRALPKAWMLELEQLYENLRVVYGGIELAEVMKNNAKPLPALALSQHLAPDAFPHAGVDQVTALKYLHREDVVLENSANGWVLVQFNGVALGWGKKLQNRVNNHYPKEWRIRMSLDEALKAENVEGLFTLGK from the coding sequence ATGAGCGTGACCCTTCCGGCTTCCTTTGAGACCCGCATGCAAACCCAGTTGGGCGATGCCTACGCCGCCTTCGCCCAGGCGCTGGGCCAGGCCTCGCCCATTAGCGTGCGGGTGAACCAGGCCAAGCTGCCCTTGCCCACCGGCCTTACGCCCGTGCCCTGGACCCAGACCGGTTTCTACCTGCCCTCTCGGCCCAGCTTTACCCTGGACCCACTGTTGCACGGCGGCGCGTATTACGTGCAGGAAGCCAGTTCCATGTTTCTGGAGCAGGCCCTGCGCCAAAGCGTTGACTTAAGCGAGCCGTTGGCGGTATTGGATTTGTGCGGTGCGCCCGGCGGAAAGTCCACGCACATTGCTTCGCTTATTTCTCCTGAAAGTTTGCTGGTCGCCAATGAAGTGATCAAGGCCCGGGCCAATATCCTGGCAGAGAACATCCAGAAATGGGGCAGCGGCAACGTGGTGGTCACCAACAATGATCCCAGCCATTTGGGGCAGCTGACCGGCTTTTTTGACGTGATGGTGGTAGACGCGCCCTGCTCGGGCGAAGGCATGTTCCGGAAAGACCCAGATGCCATGAACGAGTGGTCTGAGGCCAACGTGAAACTCTGCTGCGAACGTCAGCGCCGTATCTTAATGGATGTCTGGGACGCGCTCAAGCCCGGCGGCGTTTTGATTTACAGCACCTGTACCTATAACTTGGAGGAAAACGAGGAGAACCTGGCCTGGCTGGCCCGCCAACAGGAAGCCGAGCCCATTCAGCTGCAGCTGCAACCGGAGTGGGGCGTGACCGAAACCCAACTGGAAGGCATGCACGGCTACCGCTTCTATCCGCATAAAACCCAGGGCGAAGGCTTCTTCCTGGCCGCTGTGCGGAAAACCGGTGGTGAGGAAGCCCGCACGTTCAAGAAAAGCAAGCGCCCGTTCCTGGTGCTGGCCTCCAAGCAGGAAAAAGCCCTGGTACAGGACTGGCTCAAAGAACCGCAGGCCTGGGAACTGGTAAAGCACAAGGAGATTCTGCGGGCCCTGCCCAAAGCCTGGATGCTGGAACTGGAGCAGCTTTACGAGAACCTGCGGGTGGTCTACGGCGGCATTGAACTGGCCGAGGTCATGAAAAACAACGCCAAGCCCCTGCCCGCCCTGGCCCTCTCCCAACACTTAGCGCCAGATGCTTTCCCGCACGCGGGGGTAGACCAGGTCACCGCCCTCAAATACCTCCACCGCGAAGACGTGGTGCTGGAAAACTCGGCCAACGGCTGGGTCTTGGTGCAGTTCAATGGCGTGGCTTTAGGCTGGGGCAAGAAACTGCAGAACCGCGTCAACAACCACTACCCCAAAGAATGGCGCATCAGAATGAGTTTGGATGAGGCGTTGAAAGCGGAGAATGTAGAAGGGCTATTCACGCTGGGGAAATAG
- a CDS encoding class I SAM-dependent rRNA methyltransferase, with translation MATLPSIILHAGKETSLQRFHPWVFSGAIKKIEEGIQEGDIVAVYTNRREFLGIGHYQPGSIAVRIFSFEEIEPDYAFWKSRVQRAVDYRREQGFLDTPDTDVYRLIFAEGDNLPGLIVDVYGNTAVLQAHNVGMFHVRQQIAQALIEVYDGTLTAVYDKSAETLPGKGTEHGQNGYLIGETAVPHVVTENGNKFLVDWVTGQKTGFFIDQRENRELLARYSKGKTVLNTFCYTGGFSIYALNAGAKVVHSVDVSKKAIVLTEQNAELNHGQDRHEAFALDTFDFMKGREDFYDVIVLDPPAFAKSQKVRHNALMGYKRLNADAIAKIKPGGIIFTFSCSGVVDKYLFQSTVMAAAIEAGRNVKVMHHLSQPADHPISIFHPEGEYLKGLVLYVE, from the coding sequence ATGGCAACACTTCCTTCTATTATACTGCACGCAGGCAAAGAAACTTCGCTCCAACGCTTCCACCCCTGGGTTTTCTCGGGGGCTATCAAAAAAATAGAGGAGGGCATTCAGGAGGGCGACATTGTGGCCGTGTACACCAACCGCCGCGAGTTCCTGGGCATTGGCCATTACCAGCCGGGCTCCATTGCCGTGCGTATTTTCTCTTTTGAGGAGATAGAGCCTGACTACGCATTCTGGAAAAGCCGGGTGCAACGCGCCGTAGACTACCGCCGCGAGCAGGGCTTCCTGGACACCCCCGACACTGACGTGTATCGCCTTATCTTCGCCGAGGGCGATAACCTACCCGGCCTCATTGTAGACGTGTACGGCAACACCGCCGTCTTGCAGGCGCACAATGTGGGCATGTTCCACGTGCGTCAGCAGATTGCGCAGGCGCTGATTGAAGTATATGACGGCACCCTGACGGCCGTGTATGACAAGAGCGCCGAGACCCTACCGGGCAAAGGCACCGAACACGGCCAGAACGGCTATTTGATTGGTGAGACGGCCGTGCCGCATGTGGTCACCGAGAACGGCAACAAGTTTCTGGTGGATTGGGTGACCGGACAGAAAACCGGTTTCTTCATTGACCAGCGCGAGAACCGCGAACTGCTGGCCCGTTACTCCAAAGGCAAAACCGTGCTCAACACCTTCTGCTACACCGGCGGATTCTCCATCTACGCCCTCAATGCCGGCGCCAAGGTTGTGCACTCCGTGGATGTCTCCAAAAAAGCGATCGTGCTCACCGAGCAGAACGCCGAGCTGAACCACGGCCAGGACCGCCACGAAGCCTTCGCCCTGGATACCTTTGATTTCATGAAAGGCCGTGAAGACTTCTATGACGTGATTGTGCTGGACCCACCGGCCTTCGCCAAAAGCCAGAAAGTACGCCACAACGCGCTCATGGGCTACAAACGCCTGAACGCCGATGCCATTGCCAAAATCAAGCCCGGTGGTATCATCTTCACCTTCTCTTGCTCAGGGGTGGTAGACAAATACCTGTTCCAGAGCACCGTCATGGCCGCCGCCATTGAAGCCGGCCGTAACGTCAAGGTCATGCACCACCTCTCCCAACCCGCAGACCACCCCATCAGCATCTTCCACCCCGAGGGCGAGTATTTAAAGGGCTTGGTACTGTATGTGGAGTAA